The Xiphophorus maculatus strain JP 163 A chromosome 23, X_maculatus-5.0-male, whole genome shotgun sequence genome contains a region encoding:
- the LOC111607182 gene encoding uncharacterized protein LOC111607182 isoform X2: protein MKAVIGFLLMSLQVAHVKTSCDGRQNGTQCFGVLGGAVDIQLMDNVSEIPRFTWKMNNSLILIWRNNSIALKKDNRIPFFPSNGSVRINDLRRNDSDEYKLEMFGGDGKSTGWKTLQLFVEAAVSSVQLVTECLSQGQMKVSCVSQGDSPQYSWALDGHNLTDSELFSRDNETNIIVLRQNISGHLVCSVRNLVSNSSKWMNLNDCGFIFINCTSNGTQIAKWVYKENNTLCVEPTTVPPTTKYTIVGKKTQSNTSARSPSANHQPWYITQLPVMGGVLAALVIVLIASIVFVCVHKDKKITKVEKENDDQEMTYADVRIVKKQGRRVDKSEEADVEYGQVKFSKKPRTSQTNPTMDDTVYAQVRRAR from the exons ATGAAAGCCGTCATTGGATTCTTACTGATGTCGCTCCAAGTCGCTCATG TGAAAACTTCCTGTGACGGCAGACAAAatggaactcagtgttttggagtTTTGGGAGGAGCAGTAGACATTCAGCTGATGGACAACGTGTCAGAAATACCCAGATTCACTTGGAAAATGAATAACTCTTTGATACTGATTTGGAGGAATAACAGCATAGCTCTTAAAAAGGACAACAGAATTCCCTTTTTTCCCAGTAATGGATCAGTCAGGATCAATGACCTGAGAAGGAATGACAGTGATGAATATAAACTTGAAATGTTTGGTGGAGATGGAAAAAGCACAGGATGGAAAACTCTGCAACTATTTGTTGAAG CTGCTGTGTCCTCTGTCCAGCTGGTCACTGAGTGTTTGTCTCAGGGACAGATGAAGGTGTCCTGTGTGTCTCAAGGTGACAGTCCTCAGTACAGCTGGGCTCTGGATGGACACAACCTGACAGACTCTGAGCTCTTCTCTAGAGATAATGAGACCAACATCATCGTTCTGAGACAAAACATCTCAGGACATCTGGTCTGCTCAGTCAGGAATCTAGTCAGTAACTCCTCCAAATGGATGAACTTAAATGACTGTG GCTTCATTTTCATTAACTGCACTTCCAATGGGACACAAATAGCTAAATGGGtgtataaagaaaataacactCTGTGTGTTGAACCAACAACAGTCCCTCCAACAACTAAATATACTATTGTGGGTAAGAAGACACAGTCAAATACTTCTGCTAGAAGCCCTAGCGCCAATCATCAACCTTGGTACATTA CGCAGTTGCCTGTAATGGGTGGTGTATTAGCAGCACTCGTAATTGTCTTGATAGCCAGCATAGTCTTCGTCTGTGTTCACAAGGataagaaaatcacaaaag TAGAGAAGGAGAATGATGACCAGGAAATGACCTATGCTGACGTTAGGATTGTGAAAAAGCAGGGGAGAAGAGTGGACAAAAGTGAGGAGGCTGATGTGGAGTACGGCCAGGTCAAATTTTCAAAGAAACCAAGAACATCTCAAACTAACCCGACAATGGATGATACTGTGTATGCACAAGTACGAAGAGCCAGGTGA
- the LOC111607182 gene encoding T-cell surface antigen CD2-like isoform X3, translating into MKAVIGFLLMSLQVAHAVKTSCDGRQNGTQCFGVLGGAVDIQLMDNVSEIPRFTWKMNNSLILIWRNNSIALKKDNRIPFFPSNGSVRINDLRRNDSDEYKLEMFGGDGKSTGWKTLQLFVEAAVSSVQLVTECLSQGQMKVSCVSQGDSPQYSWALDGHNLTDSELFSRDNETNIIVLRQNISGHLVCSVRNLVSNSSKWMNLNDCGFIFINCTSNGTQIAKWVYKENNTLCVEPTTVPPTTKYTIVAQLPVMGGVLAALVIVLIASIVFVCVHKDKKITKVEKENDDQEMTYADVRIVKKQGRRVDKSEEADVEYGQVKFSKKPRTSQTNPTMDDTVYAQVRRAR; encoded by the exons ATGAAAGCCGTCATTGGATTCTTACTGATGTCGCTCCAAGTCGCTCATG CAGTGAAAACTTCCTGTGACGGCAGACAAAatggaactcagtgttttggagtTTTGGGAGGAGCAGTAGACATTCAGCTGATGGACAACGTGTCAGAAATACCCAGATTCACTTGGAAAATGAATAACTCTTTGATACTGATTTGGAGGAATAACAGCATAGCTCTTAAAAAGGACAACAGAATTCCCTTTTTTCCCAGTAATGGATCAGTCAGGATCAATGACCTGAGAAGGAATGACAGTGATGAATATAAACTTGAAATGTTTGGTGGAGATGGAAAAAGCACAGGATGGAAAACTCTGCAACTATTTGTTGAAG CTGCTGTGTCCTCTGTCCAGCTGGTCACTGAGTGTTTGTCTCAGGGACAGATGAAGGTGTCCTGTGTGTCTCAAGGTGACAGTCCTCAGTACAGCTGGGCTCTGGATGGACACAACCTGACAGACTCTGAGCTCTTCTCTAGAGATAATGAGACCAACATCATCGTTCTGAGACAAAACATCTCAGGACATCTGGTCTGCTCAGTCAGGAATCTAGTCAGTAACTCCTCCAAATGGATGAACTTAAATGACTGTG GCTTCATTTTCATTAACTGCACTTCCAATGGGACACAAATAGCTAAATGGGtgtataaagaaaataacactCTGTGTGTTGAACCAACAACAGTCCCTCCAACAACTAAATATACTATTGTGG CGCAGTTGCCTGTAATGGGTGGTGTATTAGCAGCACTCGTAATTGTCTTGATAGCCAGCATAGTCTTCGTCTGTGTTCACAAGGataagaaaatcacaaaag TAGAGAAGGAGAATGATGACCAGGAAATGACCTATGCTGACGTTAGGATTGTGAAAAAGCAGGGGAGAAGAGTGGACAAAAGTGAGGAGGCTGATGTGGAGTACGGCCAGGTCAAATTTTCAAAGAAACCAAGAACATCTCAAACTAACCCGACAATGGATGATACTGTGTATGCACAAGTACGAAGAGCCAGGTGA
- the LOC111607182 gene encoding uncharacterized protein LOC111607182 isoform X1: MKAVIGFLLMSLQVAHAVKTSCDGRQNGTQCFGVLGGAVDIQLMDNVSEIPRFTWKMNNSLILIWRNNSIALKKDNRIPFFPSNGSVRINDLRRNDSDEYKLEMFGGDGKSTGWKTLQLFVEAAVSSVQLVTECLSQGQMKVSCVSQGDSPQYSWALDGHNLTDSELFSRDNETNIIVLRQNISGHLVCSVRNLVSNSSKWMNLNDCGFIFINCTSNGTQIAKWVYKENNTLCVEPTTVPPTTKYTIVGKKTQSNTSARSPSANHQPWYITQLPVMGGVLAALVIVLIASIVFVCVHKDKKITKVEKENDDQEMTYADVRIVKKQGRRVDKSEEADVEYGQVKFSKKPRTSQTNPTMDDTVYAQVRRAR, translated from the exons ATGAAAGCCGTCATTGGATTCTTACTGATGTCGCTCCAAGTCGCTCATG CAGTGAAAACTTCCTGTGACGGCAGACAAAatggaactcagtgttttggagtTTTGGGAGGAGCAGTAGACATTCAGCTGATGGACAACGTGTCAGAAATACCCAGATTCACTTGGAAAATGAATAACTCTTTGATACTGATTTGGAGGAATAACAGCATAGCTCTTAAAAAGGACAACAGAATTCCCTTTTTTCCCAGTAATGGATCAGTCAGGATCAATGACCTGAGAAGGAATGACAGTGATGAATATAAACTTGAAATGTTTGGTGGAGATGGAAAAAGCACAGGATGGAAAACTCTGCAACTATTTGTTGAAG CTGCTGTGTCCTCTGTCCAGCTGGTCACTGAGTGTTTGTCTCAGGGACAGATGAAGGTGTCCTGTGTGTCTCAAGGTGACAGTCCTCAGTACAGCTGGGCTCTGGATGGACACAACCTGACAGACTCTGAGCTCTTCTCTAGAGATAATGAGACCAACATCATCGTTCTGAGACAAAACATCTCAGGACATCTGGTCTGCTCAGTCAGGAATCTAGTCAGTAACTCCTCCAAATGGATGAACTTAAATGACTGTG GCTTCATTTTCATTAACTGCACTTCCAATGGGACACAAATAGCTAAATGGGtgtataaagaaaataacactCTGTGTGTTGAACCAACAACAGTCCCTCCAACAACTAAATATACTATTGTGGGTAAGAAGACACAGTCAAATACTTCTGCTAGAAGCCCTAGCGCCAATCATCAACCTTGGTACATTA CGCAGTTGCCTGTAATGGGTGGTGTATTAGCAGCACTCGTAATTGTCTTGATAGCCAGCATAGTCTTCGTCTGTGTTCACAAGGataagaaaatcacaaaag TAGAGAAGGAGAATGATGACCAGGAAATGACCTATGCTGACGTTAGGATTGTGAAAAAGCAGGGGAGAAGAGTGGACAAAAGTGAGGAGGCTGATGTGGAGTACGGCCAGGTCAAATTTTCAAAGAAACCAAGAACATCTCAAACTAACCCGACAATGGATGATACTGTGTATGCACAAGTACGAAGAGCCAGGTGA